In Chondrinema litorale, one genomic interval encodes:
- a CDS encoding DUF3500 domain-containing protein, whose translation MLINKTILKNRHSGQTIIIALISIFSLLLILSSCEDEEDIVAEEEAAAIGSLDCSSATISDSVYASTEFSGTVSISYTGGNGVAYDTTLVIASTGVTGYTATLESGTLADGAGSLIFDIAGIADTPEGGTAYFSIVFGGQACVMEMTVTAEGMGGDFPDDGGFPGDGSSSTNNGYANVDPVEVASCSSYSGIEKIVCIAEAFKALLDDDQLEIVQEDYSLDNAKRWSNLPEGLYGNRLGLSFGEMDSAQVAYAKALLVELLGTTENEGWDELRQHLIADNYLNEAGGGDTYGAWNYYLTFLGTPSTSGTFEIQFGGHHWALTNTYTDGVLSGATPSFRGIEPYGSFTYDGETYQTMNDERDAFSAMLNGLSSEELATAELSGTYGDIIVGPQNDDNFPTTYSGIKVGNLTSDQKELVLAAIRTYVDDLAEDDAEEFMTLYESELDDTYIAYSGTTTMETRNDYVRIDGPSVWIEASIQNGVILSDPHPHTIWRDKTSDYGGN comes from the coding sequence ATGTTAATCAATAAAACAATTTTAAAAAACAGACATTCAGGTCAAACAATTATAATTGCACTTATATCTATCTTTTCCTTATTATTAATACTTTCTAGTTGCGAGGATGAAGAAGATATTGTGGCAGAAGAGGAAGCAGCTGCTATTGGTTCTTTAGATTGTAGCTCTGCTACAATCTCAGATTCAGTGTATGCAAGCACAGAGTTTTCAGGTACTGTATCTATCTCATATACAGGTGGTAATGGTGTGGCTTATGATACTACACTTGTTATAGCTTCAACTGGTGTAACAGGTTATACAGCTACTTTAGAAAGTGGTACATTGGCAGATGGAGCCGGAAGTTTAATTTTTGATATTGCCGGCATAGCGGATACACCAGAAGGAGGTACTGCCTATTTCAGCATCGTGTTTGGTGGGCAAGCATGTGTAATGGAAATGACTGTAACAGCCGAAGGCATGGGAGGCGATTTTCCAGATGATGGTGGTTTTCCAGGTGATGGCAGTAGCAGTACTAACAATGGTTATGCGAATGTAGATCCAGTTGAAGTAGCTAGTTGTTCATCATACTCTGGTATTGAGAAAATTGTTTGTATTGCTGAGGCTTTTAAAGCTTTGCTAGACGACGATCAACTAGAAATTGTGCAAGAAGATTACTCATTAGACAATGCAAAAAGATGGTCTAACTTACCTGAAGGGTTGTATGGAAATAGACTCGGGTTATCTTTTGGTGAAATGGATTCTGCTCAAGTGGCATATGCTAAAGCATTGCTAGTAGAATTATTGGGAACTACAGAAAACGAAGGATGGGACGAATTACGTCAACATTTAATAGCTGATAATTACTTGAACGAAGCTGGAGGTGGTGATACTTATGGTGCTTGGAATTATTACCTTACCTTTTTAGGAACGCCATCAACTTCAGGGACATTTGAGATACAATTTGGCGGTCACCACTGGGCATTAACTAATACTTATACCGATGGAGTGCTCTCTGGTGCTACTCCTTCATTTAGAGGAATAGAACCTTATGGCTCTTTTACTTACGATGGTGAGACTTATCAAACAATGAATGATGAAAGGGATGCCTTTTCTGCCATGTTAAATGGGCTTTCGAGCGAAGAATTAGCAACTGCTGAACTGAGTGGAACATATGGTGACATTATAGTTGGGCCTCAAAACGATGATAATTTCCCAACTACTTATTCTGGTATAAAAGTAGGTAATTTAACTTCTGACCAAAAAGAATTGGTATTAGCAGCAATCAGAACTTATGTAGATGATCTTGCAGAAGATGATGCTGAAGAGTTTATGACACTTTACGAAAGTGAATTGGATGATACTTACATCGCTTATTCTGGTACTACTACTATGGAAACTCGAAACGATTATGTAAGAATCGATGGACCTTCTGTTTGGATTGAAGCAAGCATTCAAAATGGAGTTATTTTATCAGACCCGCATCCACATACAATTTGGAGAGATAAAACCTCAGATTACGGAGGAAATTAA
- a CDS encoding TonB-dependent receptor, which yields MIKSILLTTLMALPVLVYSQQWQGHITDEQGAPIPNAYIINKSSNAHAHSNDLGFFKLNGSQAGDSIFVSHIGFETVLFIADTKVKDVSLQLKEMVVQLEQMVVTPDLETQQQIAQVDLVTNPVNSSQEILRKVPGLFIGQHAGGGKAEQIFLRGFDIDHGTDVNISVDGLPVNMVSHAHGQGYADLHFLIPETIDNIAYGKGPYDANKGDFATAGYVDFKTYDRLESNLAAVEIGSFNRLRTVGMFNLLDSVENKDAYIAGEYYTTDGPFNSPQNFNRINLMGKYSARFKKQTIQLQASYFDSKWDASGQIPERAVASGLIDRFGAIDDTEGGQTGRINLLAKHSKLLNDNTIVNSKAYFTHYDFELYSNFTFYLNDSINGDQIKQKETRNIIGYETNVYHNTQLGGFNLGITSGIGFRYDNIDNIELSHTLNRQTTLETYMLGDIDESNLYAFTSAEFQKGKWMINPSLRLDYFKFDYYDKLAQEYSTQSQQKSRLSPKLNITYSPNNNLQWYLKSGIGFHSNDARVVVAQDGEDILPAAYGSDLGLIYKPTNNLMINAALWYLHLQQEFVYVGDEGVVEPSGRTARKGIDIGLRYQPLSWLYLDTDLNYAHARSLDEEDGNNYIPLAPSFTSTGGISLQHPSGLSAGLRYRYLHDRPANEDNSVTAEGYFITDANVGYKWKNLSLNMVVENIFDTDWYETQFYTTSQLLGETSPVSEIHYTPGSPINFRIKAAISF from the coding sequence ATGATAAAGAGCATATTATTAACAACACTCATGGCTTTGCCGGTACTTGTATATAGTCAACAATGGCAAGGTCATATAACTGATGAACAGGGAGCACCAATCCCAAACGCATACATCATTAACAAGAGCAGTAATGCACATGCACACAGTAACGATTTGGGCTTTTTTAAGCTCAACGGATCACAAGCAGGAGATTCCATTTTTGTATCGCACATAGGTTTTGAAACAGTGCTTTTCATTGCTGATACTAAAGTTAAAGATGTGAGTCTGCAACTTAAAGAAATGGTGGTTCAACTAGAACAAATGGTGGTAACACCCGATTTGGAAACCCAGCAACAAATTGCCCAAGTCGATTTAGTAACTAATCCTGTAAACTCTTCTCAAGAAATTCTTAGAAAAGTACCCGGATTATTTATTGGACAGCATGCAGGTGGTGGCAAAGCCGAACAGATTTTTCTAAGAGGATTTGATATCGATCATGGAACTGATGTTAACATCTCTGTAGATGGCTTACCAGTAAATATGGTTTCTCATGCGCATGGTCAGGGTTATGCAGACTTACATTTTCTCATTCCAGAAACAATCGATAACATCGCATATGGCAAAGGTCCATATGATGCAAATAAAGGAGATTTTGCTACGGCTGGCTATGTAGATTTTAAAACTTATGATAGACTAGAAAGCAATTTAGCTGCTGTCGAAATAGGTAGTTTTAACCGATTGAGAACAGTGGGGATGTTTAATTTGCTCGATAGCGTAGAGAATAAAGATGCTTACATTGCTGGAGAATATTATACAACCGATGGGCCATTTAATTCACCACAAAACTTCAATAGAATTAACCTAATGGGTAAATACAGTGCTCGCTTTAAAAAGCAAACCATTCAATTACAAGCATCTTATTTTGATAGTAAATGGGATGCATCTGGACAAATTCCAGAACGAGCTGTAGCATCTGGACTAATAGATAGATTTGGTGCAATTGATGATACCGAGGGTGGGCAAACAGGAAGAATTAATTTACTTGCCAAACATTCTAAATTGCTGAATGATAATACCATTGTTAATTCAAAGGCATATTTTACTCATTACGATTTTGAGCTGTATTCTAACTTTACTTTTTATTTGAACGATTCCATTAATGGAGATCAGATCAAACAAAAAGAGACAAGAAACATTATTGGTTACGAAACCAATGTGTACCATAACACACAACTTGGAGGTTTTAATCTAGGTATCACTTCTGGTATAGGTTTCCGATACGATAATATAGACAACATCGAGCTTTCGCACACTTTAAATCGCCAAACAACCTTAGAGACTTATATGCTGGGTGATATAGATGAATCTAATCTCTATGCATTTACCAGTGCTGAATTTCAAAAAGGTAAGTGGATGATTAATCCATCTTTGCGATTAGACTATTTTAAATTCGATTATTACGATAAGTTAGCTCAAGAATACAGTACCCAATCGCAGCAAAAATCTAGATTAAGCCCCAAATTAAACATAACATATTCACCAAATAACAACCTACAATGGTATTTAAAATCTGGTATTGGTTTTCATTCTAATGATGCAAGAGTTGTTGTAGCACAAGATGGAGAAGACATTCTACCAGCAGCCTATGGTTCAGATTTAGGGCTAATTTACAAGCCTACTAATAACCTGATGATTAATGCGGCTTTATGGTATTTGCATTTACAACAAGAATTTGTTTACGTGGGTGACGAAGGAGTAGTTGAGCCAAGTGGAAGAACTGCCAGAAAGGGCATTGATATTGGTTTAAGATATCAGCCTCTAAGTTGGTTGTATTTAGATACAGACTTAAATTATGCACATGCCCGATCACTAGACGAAGAAGATGGTAATAATTACATTCCGTTAGCTCCGAGTTTTACAAGCACTGGAGGAATTTCATTGCAGCATCCCTCAGGTTTAAGTGCCGGTTTACGCTATCGCTATTTGCACGATAGACCTGCTAATGAAGATAATTCTGTAACCGCTGAGGGATATTTTATTACCGATGCGAATGTAGGTTACAAATGGAAAAACTTGAGCTTAAACATGGTGGTAGAAAACATATTTGATACAGATTGGTATGAAACTCAGTTTTACACAACAAGCCAATTACTAGGAGAAACATCACCAGTTTCTGAGATTCACTACACACCTGGTAGCCCTATTAATTTCAGAATTAAAGCCGCTATTTCATTCTAA
- a CDS encoding LytR/AlgR family response regulator transcription factor: MNTKKIRCIAIDDEPLALELIEEYIKSFPSFELVQIFEDAINGAEFLKNADIDVLFVDIQMPDITGIDLVASLEKKPIVIFTTAYRNYAYEGFELEAMDYLVKPISKDRFERAINKTLDYYQYKHGTGKNASDVFYVYSKYQKVKIVQDEVIYIESLKDYCTIYLEDGENVTTLMALKKLSEMLNPEKFFRIHRSFIISIQKIKSFIKQKVTLTNGKELPVSSKYASDLEKTL, encoded by the coding sequence ATGAACACGAAAAAAATTAGATGTATTGCTATAGATGATGAACCGCTTGCTTTAGAATTGATCGAAGAATACATTAAAAGTTTTCCTTCTTTTGAGTTGGTTCAAATATTTGAAGATGCTATTAATGGTGCTGAGTTTTTAAAGAATGCTGATATAGATGTGCTCTTTGTAGACATTCAAATGCCAGATATTACAGGTATTGATCTGGTAGCTTCTCTTGAAAAGAAACCCATCGTAATTTTTACTACCGCTTACCGCAACTATGCTTACGAAGGTTTTGAGTTAGAAGCCATGGATTATTTAGTAAAACCCATCTCTAAAGATCGTTTCGAAAGGGCAATTAATAAAACACTCGATTACTACCAATACAAACACGGCACAGGAAAAAATGCTTCTGATGTATTCTATGTGTACTCCAAATACCAAAAAGTAAAAATCGTGCAAGACGAAGTTATCTATATTGAAAGCCTAAAAGACTATTGCACAATCTATCTGGAAGATGGTGAAAATGTAACAACACTCATGGCTTTAAAAAAACTTTCTGAAATGCTAAACCCAGAAAAGTTCTTTAGAATTCACAGAAGTTTTATTATTTCAATACAAAAGATTAAGTCTTTTATCAAACAAAAAGTGACCCTTACAAATGGCAAGGAGTTACCAGTAAGTAGTAAATATGCGAGTGATTTGGAAAAAACTTTATAG
- a CDS encoding sensor histidine kinase, giving the protein MTRFTVSTRLISITAWLLFFTFPLLRTTGEKNDILSLLQSFAYWQFCLCYLGIFYLNSKVLAPQLLLKNKYILYVASIILIAAFVFFLKPFDALIQHSRSLGYITLPPSVMPYNNFPEPENRDGNRERRDNLPLPPPRNFRPEGPDANNDPFMARDVTSLFILAVILTLSTATESTQRWQITERRVTIAEAEKAKAELSFLKAQINPHFLFNTLNNIYTLAVTGNEKTTDSVMKLSNIMRFVTDDVREESIPLIREVECLKDYIDLQKLRLGKKADITFEATGSLKSTSISPMILLTFVENAFKHGISKHAPSPIVIKIEALPEKISFFCQNRLFDNQTKQERNGIGINNTRQRLQHVYPSNYRLEINRDEQSFTVTLEINKA; this is encoded by the coding sequence ATGACACGCTTTACAGTTTCTACCAGGTTAATTTCAATTACGGCATGGCTGCTGTTTTTCACTTTTCCTTTGTTAAGAACAACAGGAGAAAAAAATGATATTCTTTCTCTCCTACAGTCATTTGCTTACTGGCAGTTTTGCTTGTGTTATTTAGGCATTTTCTACTTGAATTCTAAAGTACTAGCACCGCAGCTATTATTAAAAAATAAATACATTTTATATGTCGCTTCCATTATCCTAATTGCAGCATTTGTATTCTTCTTAAAACCTTTTGATGCACTAATACAGCACTCTAGAAGCTTAGGGTACATTACCTTACCTCCTTCTGTAATGCCATATAATAACTTTCCAGAACCAGAAAATCGAGACGGCAATAGAGAGAGGAGAGACAACCTACCACTTCCGCCACCAAGAAATTTTAGGCCAGAAGGTCCAGATGCGAACAACGATCCTTTTATGGCCAGAGATGTTACAAGCTTATTTATTCTGGCAGTAATTTTAACTTTAAGCACAGCAACTGAGTCTACCCAGCGCTGGCAAATAACTGAGAGACGAGTAACCATTGCAGAAGCTGAAAAAGCCAAAGCCGAACTCTCCTTTTTAAAAGCACAGATTAATCCTCATTTTCTTTTTAACACCTTAAATAACATCTACACGCTTGCAGTTACTGGCAATGAGAAAACAACAGACAGTGTAATGAAACTCTCTAACATTATGCGCTTTGTAACTGATGATGTGCGAGAAGAAAGTATTCCATTAATCCGCGAAGTAGAGTGCTTAAAAGATTATATCGATTTGCAAAAGTTACGATTAGGCAAAAAAGCAGACATTACTTTTGAAGCAACAGGTAGCTTAAAGTCTACAAGCATTAGCCCGATGATATTGCTTACTTTTGTAGAAAATGCCTTCAAACATGGCATTAGCAAACATGCTCCATCTCCGATAGTAATAAAGATAGAGGCATTACCAGAAAAGATTTCATTCTTCTGCCAAAACCGATTGTTTGACAACCAGACAAAGCAAGAGAGAAATGGAATCGGTATTAACAATACCAGACAAAGATTGCAACACGTTTATCCCTCTAATTACCGATTGGAGATAAATCGAGATGAACAATCATTTACTGTAACATTGGAAATAAACAAAGCATGA